Proteins found in one Mangifera indica cultivar Alphonso chromosome 15, CATAS_Mindica_2.1, whole genome shotgun sequence genomic segment:
- the LOC123197646 gene encoding transcription elongation factor SPT6 homolog: MGKHVVSDEEDEIEYEGEEEQEPVEGDAVEDRDDDEDEDDEEVQDEYEKDGFIVDDIDEEEEEEEEERADSDDERQKKKKKRKKKEAEDVLDEDDYELLRDNNINYRPKESKKFRRLKKGQGDADEDRFGISDEEFDGSGRGGRTAEEKLKRSLFGDDEGAPLEDIAEEEQIEEEEEDGDIGEEDEMADFIVDEEEVDEHGAPVRRKKLKKKKSRQAPGVSSSALQEAHEIFGDVDELLERRKQGLDSSEWRERRLEDEFEPIILSEKYMTEKDDHIRMTDIPERMQISEESTGSPPTDEASIEEEASWIYNQLLGGTVPLFGHRGAGSPKEGQDLSITRRDIWRFLDLLHVQKLDIPFIAMYRKEECLSLLKDPEEQEVDDDNKDDFERPPKLKWHKVLWAIQDLDRKWLLLQKRKSALESYYKKRFEEESRRIYDETRLALNEQLFDSISKSLKAAESEREVDDVDSKFNLHFPPGEVGVDEGQYKRPKRKSQYSICSKSGLWEVVSKFGYSSEQLGLQLSLEKMGYELEDARETPEEMASNFTCAMFETPQAVLKGARHMAAVEISCEPCVRKYVRSIFMDNAVVSTSPTPDGNLAIDSFHQFAGVKWLREKPLRKFVDAQWLLIQKAEEEKLIQVTFKLPDDSLDKLISDCNEHYLSDGVSKSAQLWNEQRKLILHDALYGFLLPSMEKEARSLMNSRAKNWLLLEYGKDLWNKISVGPYQRKDNDIISDDEAAPRVMACCWGPGKPATSFVMLDSSGEVLDVLYAGSLTLRSQNVNDQQRKKNDQQRVLKFMMDHQPHVVVLGAVNLSCTGLKDDIYEIIFKMVEENPRDVGHEMDELSIVYGDESLPRLYENSRISSDQLPGQSGIVKRAVALGRYLQNPLAMVATLCGPGREILSWKLGSLENFLTPDEKYGMIEQVMVDVTNQVGLDINLAASHEWLFAPLQFISGLGPRKAASLQRSLVRVGAIYTRKDFVTAHGLGKKVFVNAVGFLRVRRSGLAASSSQFIDLLDDTRIHPESYGLAQELAKEVYNRDIEGDANDDEDALEMAIEHVRDRPDLLRTYLLDRHITEKKRENKKETLYLIRRELIQGFQDWRNQYKEPSQDEEFYMIAGETEDTLAEGRIVQATVRRVQGQRAICVLESGLTGMLMKEDYSDDWRDISELSDRLHEGDILTCKIKSIQKNRYQVFLICRESEMRNNRYQHVQNLDPYYHEDRSNRQSEQEKARKEKELAKKHFKPRMIVHPRFQNITADEAMQFLSDKDPGESIIRPSSRGPSYLTLTLKVYDGVYAHKDIVEGGKEHKDITSLLRIGKTLKIGEDTFEDLDEVMDRYVDPLVAHLKVMLSYRKFRRGTKAEVDELLRIEKSEYPTRIVYCFGISHEHPGTFILTYIRSTNPHHEYIGLYPKGFKFRKRMFEDIDRLVAYFQRHIDDPQHDSSPSIRSVAAMVPMRSPATGGSSAASGGSGWGGSNNAGGWRGQSVDRDRSSTPGSRTGRNDYRNGGNRDGHPSGLPRPYGGRGRGRGSYNMGNNSGNDTPNWDSGTNSRDDGWNNFPGAKVQNPADRGSLPGGWGSGGSGSGSGSGGGGSSRWGGGSSGWGGGSGGGGVDNAGWGNDGTDNKDSGWGGSSKKSSDNGWSG; the protein is encoded by the exons ATGGGCAAGCACGTGGTTTCTGATGAGGAAG ATGAGATCGAGTATGAAGGCGAAGAGGAACAAGAACCCGTTGAGGGGGATGCAGTCGAGGATcgagatgatgatgaagatgaagatgatg AAGAAGTGCAAGATGAATATGAGAAGGATGGGTTCATAGTAGATGATAttgatgaagaagaggaagaggaagaggaagagaggGCTGACAGTGATGATGAAaggcagaagaagaagaagaaaaggaagaaaaa GGAAGCTGAGGATGTCCTTGATGAAGATGACTATGAGCTGCTCCGCGATAACAATATTAATTACCGTCCAAAG GAAAGCAAAAAGTTTAGGCGGTTAAAGAAAGGTCAGGGGGATGCTGATGAAGATCGATTTGGGATTTCTGATGAGGAGTTTGATGGAAGTGGTAGGGGTGGAAGAACTGCTGAGGAGAAGCTTAAGCGTAGCTTATTTGGTGATGATGAAG GAGCACCTCTTGAGGATATTGCTGAGGAGGAgcaaatagaagaagaagaagaggatggAGACATTGGTGAAGAAGATGAAATGGCAGACTTCATTGTAGATGAAGAAGAAGTTGATGAGCATGGTGCACCTGTGAG AcgaaagaaattgaagaaaaagaaatctaGGCAGGCTCCAGGAGTTTCATCATCAGCTTTGCAGGAAGCGCATGAAATATTTGGTGATGTTGATGAACTTTTGGAGCGTCGCAAACAAGGGTTAGATTCTAGTGAATGGAGAGAAAGGAGACTTGAAGATGAATTTGAACCGATAATACTCTCTGAAAAGTATATGACAGAGAAGGATGACCATATTCGGATGACTGATATTCCAGAAAGAATGCAG ATTTCAGAGGAAAGCACTGGTAGTCCTCCTACAGATGAAGCTAGTATTGAAGAAGAGGCCAGTTGGATATATAATCAGCTGCTCGGTGGTACAGTGCCTTTGTTTGGTCATAGAGGTGCTGGGTCACCTAAAGAGGGGCAGGATTTGTCTATAACCAGGAGGGATATCTGGAGATTTTTGGACCTATTGCATGTGCAGAAGTTAGAT ATTCCCTTTATAGCTATGTATCGGAAGGAAGAGTGCTTGAGCCTATTAAAAGATCCTGAGGAACAAGAAGTTGATGATGATAACAAGGATGATTTCGAGAGACCACCTAAATTAAAGTGGCACAAG GTACTTTGGGCAATTCAAGATTTGGACAGAAAGTGGTTGCTTCTACAGAAGCGAAAGAGTGCTCTTGAATCTTACTACAAGAAGCGTTTTGAAGAAGAATCTCGACGGATATACGATGAAACAAGACTAGCTTTAAATGAACAACTTTTTGATTCAATCTCCAAGTCACTCAAGGCTGCAGAGTCAGAGAGAGAGGTTGATGACGTTGACTCAAAGTTTAACTTGCATTTTCCTCCAGGTGAAGTTGGTGTGGACGAAGGTCAGTATAAGAGGCCCAAAAGGAAATCACAATATAGTATCTGCAGTAAGTCAGGTTTATGGGAGGTTGTGAGCAAGTTTGGTTACAGCTCTGAGCAACTTGGCTTGCAGTTATCCTTGGAAAAAATG GGATATGAATTGGAGGATGCCAGGGAAACACCTGAGGAGATGGCTTCAAATTTCACTTGTGCAATGTTTGAGACTCCTCAAGCTGTGCTTAAAGGGGCTAGGCACATG GCTGCAGTTGAGATAAGCTGTGAGCCATGTGTTAGGAAATATGTCCGTAGTATCTTTATGGATAATGCTGTAGTCTCAACAAGTCCAACTCCTGATGGAAATTTAGCAATAGATTCCTTCCATCAGTTTGCTGGAGTTAAATGGTTGCGGGAGAAGCCGTTGAGAAAATTTGTGGATGCACAATGGCTCCTTATCCAGAAGGCTGAAGAGGAGAAGCTTATCCAAGTCACTTTTAAGTTGCCAGATGATTCTCTTGATAAGTTGATAAGTGACTGCAATGAACATTATCTTAGTGATGGTGTCAGCAAATCTGCCCAGCTGTGGAATGAACAGAGGAAGTTAATCCTACATGATGCACTTTATGGTTTTCTTCTGCCTTCGATGGAGAAAGAAGCTAGATCATTGATGAATAGTAGAGCTAAAAACTGGTTACTCTTGGAATATGGAAAGGATTTGTGGAATAAAATTTCTGTGGGGCCGTATCAACGGAAGGATAATGATATTATCTCAGATGATGAAGCTGCACCAAGAGTCATGGCTTGCTGTTGGGGCCCAGGAAAGCCTGCAACCTCTTTTGTAATGTTAGATTCATCAGGAGAGGTGCTAGATGTGCTTTATGCTGGATCTTTAACTTTACGGTCTCAAAATGTTAATGATCAACAGCGTAAGAAAAATGACCAACAACGTGTACTGAAGTTTATGATGGATCACCAACCACATGTTGTCGTTTTAGGAGCTGTAAACCTGTCCTGTACTGGGCTGAAGGATGATATTTATGAG atcatttttaaaatggtgGAGGAAAATCCCAGAGATGTTGGGCATGAGATGGATGAGCTAAGCATAGTATACGGAGATGAATCTTTGCCTCGCCTTTATGAAAACTCTCGAATTTCATCAGACCAGCTGCCTGGACAGTCAG GCATTGTTAAGCGGGCTGTTGCTCTTGGGCGCTATTTGCAAAATCCATTGGCAATGGTTGCAACATTATGTGGACCTGGGAGGGAGATTTTGTCTTGGAAGCTTGGTTCTTTAGAGAATTTTCTCACTCCTGATGAGAAGTATGGGATGATTGAACAGGTTATGGTAGATGTTACAAACCAGGTTGGCCTGGATATTAATTTGGCTGCAAGCCATGAATGGTTATTTGCTCCTCTTCAATTCATATCTGGCCTTGGGCCTAGAAAGGCGGCATCTTTACAGAGATCCCTAGTAAGAGTTGGGGCAATTTACACTCGGAAGGACTTTGTGACAGCCCACGGTCTTGGCAAAAAGGTGTTTGTCAATGCAGTTGGCTTTTTGCGTGTTCGTCGGAGTGGGCTGGCTGCTAGCAGCAGCCAGTTCATTGATCTTTTGGATGATACAAGAATACATCCAGAATCTTATGGTCTTGCACAGGAGTTGGCAAAAGAGGTATATAATAGGGACATTGAAGGTGATGcaaatgatgatgaagatgcaTTGGAGATGGCTATAGAACATGTGAGAGACCGGCCTGATTTATTGAGAACCTATCTTCTGGACAGGCATATTACTGAAAAGAAGCGTGAGAATAAGAAAGAGACATTATATCTCATAAGAAGGGAATTAATACAGGGTTTCCAGGATTGGCGTAATCAGTATAAGGAACCGAGTCAGGATGAGGAATTCTATATGATTGCAGGTGAAACTGAAGATACCCTTGCTGAAGGGAGGATTGTGCAAGCCACAGTCCGAAGGGTACAAGGTCAAAGAGCAATATGTGTGCTTGAATCAGGATTGACTGGAATGCTTATGAAGGAAGATTATTCTGATGATTGGAGGGATATTTCTGAGTTGTCTGACAGACTTCATGAAGGTGACATTCTCACCTGCAAGATTAAATCAATTCAGAAGAACAGATATCAGGTGTTCCTAATTTGTAGAGAGAGTGAGATGAGAAATAACCGATATCAGCATGTACAAAACCTTGATCCATACTATCATGAAGACAGGAGCAACCGTCAGAGTGAGCAGGAAAAGGCTCGAAAAGAAAAGGAGCTTGcaaagaaacattttaagcCACGAATGATTGTTCATCCTCGCTTCCAGAATATAACAGCTGATGAAGCAATGCAG TTCTTATCCGACAAGGATCCAGGTGAAAGCATCATTCGTCCTAGTTCTCGTGGGCCTTCTTATTTAACATTGACTCTCAAAGTTTATGATGGAGTGTATGCTCACAAGGACATAGTTGAAGGTGGAAAGGAACATAAGGACATCACAAGCTTGCTTCGAATTGGGAAGACACTAAAAATTGGGGAGGATACTTTTGAGGATTTGGATGAG GTAATGGATCGGTATGTTGATCCCTTAGTGGCCCACCTGAAGGTAATGCTTAGCTATCGCAAGTTTAGGAGAGGCACCAAAGCAGAAGTTGATGAGCTCCTAAGGATTGAGAAATCTGAGTACCCAACAAGGATAGTTTATTGTTTTGGCATATCACATGAACATCCGGGCACCTTCATTCTAACTTACATTCGGAGTACAAATCCTCACCATGAGTACATTGGTCTGTATCCCAAGGGATTCAAGTTTCGGAAGAGGATGTTTGAGGACATTGATCGGCTTGTGGCATATTTTCAGAGGCATATTGATGATCCGCAGCATGATTCATCACCTTCAATTAGATCAGTTGCAGCAATGGTACCAATGCGAAGCCCTGCCACTGGGGGCTCTTCTGCAGCATCTGGTGGTAGTGGCTGGGGTGGTTCAAACAATGCTGGTGGCTGGAGAGGCCAGTCTGTTGACAGGGATCGTTCTTCTACACCAGGTTCAAGAACAG GCCGAAATGATTACAGAAACGGAGGTAACAGGGATGGGCATCCAAGTGGGCTTCCACGACCATATGGTGGCCGTGGCCGTGGTCGAGGTTCATATAACATGGGTAATAATTCCGGCAATGATACCCCCAACTGGGATTCTGGCACCAATAGCAGGGACGATGGGTGGAACAATTTTCCTGGTGCTAAAGTTCAAAATCCAGCTGACAGGGGATCTTTGCCTGGTGGTTGGGGCAGTGGTGGAAGTGGAAGTGGAAGTGGAAGTGGTGGCGGGGGTAGCAGTCGATGGGGTGGTGGTAGCAGTGGTTGGGGTGGAggtag